One Longimicrobiales bacterium DNA window includes the following coding sequences:
- the metH gene encoding methionine synthase yields MAATKSGLTRADRGVLIREHLTKRILVIDGAMGTMIQRHKFEEEDFRGERFADSERLLMGANDLLCLSRPDVIRDIHAEYLAAGADLVETNTFSANRISLEDYGLPEIAFELNRDAARLAREAADTAEAAEPGRPRWVAGALGPTNRTASISPDVGDPGARNVTFDELVTAYVEQALGLIDGGADLLLVETAFDTLNAKAALFAVSKALEETGLDIPVMMSGTITDQSGRTLSGQTPEAFYNSVSHGVHPGAGRPTGLLSVGLNCALGIDQLRPYLKELSEVATVPVSCYPNAGLPNEFGEYDDTPEHMADMTRQFAEAGFLNIVGGCCGTTPDHIRAIAKAVADVTPRALPDVPVRTRLAGLEPLTIGPDSLFVNVGERTNVTGSRRFARLIQDDDYDTAVEVARQQVRGGAQVIDVNMDEGLLDSVAAMPRFLNLLASEPEIARIPVMVDSSNWDVIEAGLKTLQGKGIVNSISLKDGEQEFRERARLVRRYGAAAVVMAFDEDGQADTVQRKIDICSRAYSVLLEEGFAPEDIIFDPNVFAVATGIEEHERYAIAFIEAVRGVKAACPHSLTSGGISNVSFSFRGSPEVREAMHTAFLYHAIAAGLDMGIVNAGALPVYDDIPKDLIVPVEDVLFARNPEATDALTQIAGERTGTTERRVHEDLSWRDLDITARLQHALVQGIDEYVEIDAEEARVSLPRALDVIEGPLMDGMNEVGDRFGSGRMFLPQVVKSARVMKKAVAHLVPYLEAEKTSTEDKGRILMATVKGDVHDIGKNIVGVVLQCNGYVVIDLGVMVPGEKILDRAREERVDIIGLSGLITPSLDQMVSVAKEMQRTGFEVPLLIGGATTSKVHTAVKIEECYAGPTVHVLDASRAVGVVSTLLDDKRRAPFIANLAVEYEAVRKRRAERSARTPLTPIAAARRRARSFDWASSPPQRPKQLGVHQLDLSVEELRPYIDWTPFFQAWELAGKHPAILNDAVVGAQAKSLLSDAEEMLDRMASDDRITPKAVVGLFPANSTGDDIDIFTDETRDETRTTCHHVRQQFAKQDRAASCLADFVAPVGTPDWIGGFVVTAGLGVHELVAEAESEHDDYTAILVKSVADRLAEAAAEVMHERVRCEIWAYAPSESHSNDNLIAEAYQGIRPAPGYPACPDHTEKRTLFELLDAEEALGVTLTESFAMAPAASVSGWYLAHPEAHYFGIGRMGRDQVEDYATRKGWTIEKVEKWLSPNLGYDPERDS; encoded by the coding sequence GTGGCAGCAACGAAGAGCGGACTCACTCGGGCCGACCGGGGCGTCCTGATCAGGGAACACCTGACCAAACGCATTCTTGTGATCGACGGTGCCATGGGCACCATGATCCAGCGGCACAAGTTCGAGGAAGAGGATTTCCGTGGTGAGCGCTTCGCTGACAGCGAAAGACTGCTCATGGGAGCGAACGACCTCCTCTGTCTCTCTCGCCCGGATGTAATTCGCGATATCCACGCGGAATACCTCGCGGCCGGAGCTGATCTCGTCGAAACCAACACGTTCAGCGCCAACCGGATCTCTCTTGAGGACTATGGGCTCCCAGAGATCGCGTTCGAGCTGAATCGGGATGCGGCTCGGCTGGCGAGAGAGGCTGCTGATACGGCAGAGGCTGCGGAACCTGGGCGACCCCGCTGGGTCGCGGGCGCACTCGGGCCGACGAACCGGACGGCGTCCATTTCGCCCGATGTGGGCGACCCAGGTGCTCGGAACGTCACCTTCGACGAACTCGTCACCGCTTATGTAGAACAAGCGCTCGGGCTCATCGACGGGGGCGCCGACCTCCTTCTGGTCGAGACCGCATTCGACACACTGAACGCCAAGGCCGCCCTCTTCGCGGTCTCGAAGGCTCTAGAGGAAACAGGCCTCGACATCCCGGTCATGATGTCTGGGACAATCACAGACCAGAGCGGTCGCACCTTGTCGGGGCAGACGCCTGAAGCATTCTACAATTCGGTCTCCCACGGAGTACATCCGGGCGCAGGGCGTCCGACTGGCCTTCTCAGCGTGGGTCTCAACTGCGCCCTCGGAATCGATCAGTTACGCCCGTACCTCAAGGAGCTGTCCGAGGTCGCCACGGTTCCAGTGAGTTGTTACCCGAATGCTGGCCTCCCCAACGAATTCGGGGAGTACGACGACACGCCGGAGCATATGGCGGACATGACCCGGCAGTTCGCCGAAGCGGGCTTCCTGAACATCGTCGGTGGCTGCTGCGGTACGACACCCGATCATATCCGAGCAATCGCGAAGGCCGTGGCGGACGTCACGCCACGCGCCTTGCCTGATGTACCGGTCCGTACACGCCTCGCCGGTCTGGAGCCGCTGACAATCGGGCCAGACTCTCTGTTCGTGAACGTCGGCGAGCGCACGAACGTGACCGGGTCCCGCCGCTTCGCTCGCCTCATCCAGGATGACGACTACGACACTGCCGTGGAGGTGGCCCGGCAGCAGGTTCGAGGTGGCGCCCAGGTCATCGACGTGAACATGGACGAGGGCTTGCTCGACTCTGTCGCTGCGATGCCGCGATTCCTCAACTTGCTCGCATCGGAACCGGAAATAGCTCGCATCCCGGTGATGGTCGACTCGTCCAACTGGGATGTGATCGAGGCCGGCCTCAAGACGCTTCAGGGCAAAGGCATCGTCAATTCTATCTCGCTGAAGGACGGCGAGCAGGAGTTTCGAGAGAGGGCTCGACTGGTTCGACGGTACGGTGCCGCGGCGGTGGTGATGGCATTCGACGAAGACGGTCAGGCGGACACGGTGCAGCGTAAGATCGATATCTGCTCACGGGCCTATTCGGTCCTGCTCGAGGAAGGCTTCGCACCGGAGGACATCATCTTCGATCCGAACGTCTTCGCTGTCGCAACGGGAATCGAAGAGCATGAGCGATACGCGATCGCCTTCATCGAGGCCGTGCGAGGCGTCAAAGCGGCTTGCCCGCACTCGCTCACCTCGGGCGGCATCAGCAACGTTTCGTTCTCGTTTCGTGGCTCACCCGAAGTGCGGGAAGCCATGCATACAGCGTTCCTTTATCACGCGATCGCGGCCGGGCTCGACATGGGCATCGTGAATGCCGGCGCACTGCCTGTATACGACGACATCCCCAAGGATCTAATCGTTCCTGTTGAAGACGTTCTCTTCGCTCGGAACCCCGAAGCCACGGATGCTCTCACGCAGATCGCGGGAGAACGCACTGGCACCACGGAGCGTCGCGTACATGAGGACTTGTCGTGGAGGGATCTCGACATAACGGCTCGGCTTCAGCACGCCCTCGTACAGGGTATCGACGAATACGTCGAGATCGACGCAGAAGAGGCGCGTGTGTCTCTCCCTCGAGCGCTCGATGTCATCGAGGGACCGCTCATGGACGGCATGAACGAAGTCGGCGACCGATTCGGCAGTGGACGCATGTTCTTGCCACAGGTCGTGAAGAGCGCACGCGTCATGAAGAAGGCCGTCGCCCACCTGGTCCCGTACCTCGAAGCAGAGAAGACGAGCACTGAGGACAAAGGCCGGATTCTCATGGCCACTGTGAAAGGTGACGTCCATGACATCGGCAAGAACATCGTCGGGGTCGTCCTGCAGTGTAACGGTTATGTAGTCATCGATTTGGGCGTGATGGTGCCGGGAGAGAAGATCCTCGACCGCGCCCGGGAAGAGAGAGTGGATATCATCGGTCTATCGGGGCTCATCACCCCCTCACTCGACCAGATGGTAAGCGTGGCGAAAGAGATGCAACGGACCGGCTTTGAAGTGCCGTTGCTGATCGGTGGCGCCACAACGTCGAAGGTCCACACCGCGGTGAAAATCGAAGAGTGTTATGCTGGACCCACGGTACACGTGCTCGACGCTTCCAGGGCCGTTGGGGTCGTGTCGACGCTCCTTGATGACAAACGCCGAGCGCCGTTCATCGCTAATCTCGCCGTGGAATACGAAGCTGTGCGCAAACGCCGAGCCGAACGGTCCGCAAGAACACCCCTTACACCGATCGCCGCCGCACGAAGACGCGCACGCTCCTTCGATTGGGCTTCGTCTCCCCCGCAGCGCCCGAAACAGCTTGGCGTTCATCAGCTGGACCTCAGCGTAGAGGAACTCCGACCCTACATCGACTGGACGCCCTTCTTCCAGGCGTGGGAACTCGCGGGCAAGCACCCGGCGATCCTGAACGACGCGGTCGTCGGCGCGCAGGCTAAAAGCCTCTTGTCAGATGCCGAGGAGATGCTGGATCGGATGGCTTCAGACGATCGAATCACCCCGAAGGCCGTCGTCGGTCTCTTCCCAGCGAATAGCACTGGGGACGACATCGACATCTTCACCGACGAGACGCGAGACGAAACGCGCACGACGTGCCATCACGTCCGGCAGCAGTTCGCCAAGCAGGACCGTGCCGCGTCTTGTCTAGCTGATTTCGTGGCTCCGGTCGGCACACCGGACTGGATCGGTGGCTTCGTCGTCACTGCCGGACTCGGCGTCCATGAACTCGTGGCCGAAGCGGAGAGCGAACACGACGACTACACCGCCATCCTCGTAAAATCGGTGGCCGACCGACTCGCGGAGGCCGCCGCGGAAGTGATGCACGAGAGGGTGCGATGCGAAATTTGGGCCTATGCACCAAGCGAGTCCCACTCGAACGACAATCTGATCGCGGAAGCCTACCAGGGGATACGACCCGCCCCCGGCTACCCGGCGTGCCCAGACCACACTGAAAAGCGAACGCTGTTCGAGCTATTGGATGCAGAGGAAGCCCTCGGCGTGACACTCACCGAGAGTTTTGCCATGGCACCGGCTGCGTCGGTTTCGGGCTGGTATCTCGCCCATCCGGAAGCCCATTACTTCGGGATCGGACGCATGGGGCGTGATCAGGTTGAGGATTACGCGACCCGGAAGGGCTGGACCATCGAAAAAGTTGAGAAATGGCTCTCCCCCAAC